The segment CGGACACTCCTCGACCTCCCGGCGGAACCGTGGGGGCTATGGGGCTCCCCGTGCGAGGACGCGGTATGTCTGGGGAACTCGTCGTCGGCGTCCTGCTCGGTCTCGTCCAGGGCGTGTTCGAGTGGCTGCCGATCTCGAGCGAGGGGAACGTCGCGATCGCACTGCGTGCGCTCGGCCGGTCCGCGGACGACGCCGTCGGCTACGCGCTCTTCTTGCACGTCGGTACTGCCGTCTCCGCGACCGCGTACTACCGCGACGAGTTCGCCGACGTCCTCGACGGCGTCACCGGGTGGCGGCCGGCGACCGCGTTCGGCGAGCACGCCACCGCCTCCTACATCGCGCTCGCGATGGCGGTCTCGGGCGTCGTCGGCATCGCCGCGTACACCGGGCTGAAAGCGGTCGTCTCCGAACTCGCCGGTGGTGCGTTCGTCGCGCTCGTCGGCGTCCTCCTGATACTCACGGGCCTCCTCCAGCGGTACGCGAACGCCGACGTCGAGGCCGCGAAAGCCCAGCCGGACGCCGTCGACGCGGTGTTCGTCGGCGCGATGCAGGGCCTCGCGATCCTCCCCGGCGTCTCCCGGTCGGGGACGACCGCGAGCGCACTCCTGTTCCGTGGACACGACG is part of the Halorubellus sp. JP-L1 genome and harbors:
- a CDS encoding undecaprenyl-diphosphate phosphatase, with protein sequence MSGELVVGVLLGLVQGVFEWLPISSEGNVAIALRALGRSADDAVGYALFLHVGTAVSATAYYRDEFADVLDGVTGWRPATAFGEHATASYIALAMAVSGVVGIAAYTGLKAVVSELAGGAFVALVGVLLILTGLLQRYANADVEAAKAQPDAVDAVFVGAMQGLAILPGVSRSGTTASALLFRGHDGESAFRLSFLLSVPAALAAGALEVYQSGGIPGVDPTATLAALVVAAVVGYATIDALMRVVERVSFWLVCVGLGSLAVVGGLMVLAVT